Genomic DNA from Clostridium sp. BJN0013:
GTTCATCAATTCGAGTACAGGTCACTACGGTTCTATGATCCAAGATATAATCTTCCAAAATGAAATATATAATATTTATATTCTACATAAAAACTCAAAATCATTTTTGTCCAAAACAAAAAACTACTGACAGAATATGTTTGTCAGCAGTCTGAACACCTATTTACAATATAAATAAGTATTCTTTTAATTTTGATGTAGTATGCATAAGTTATCCACAGAAATTGTTGATAACTTTGTGTTTTCTGTGGACAAATATTTTGAATTGACAATATATTTATTCTTCTATGGACTGAAAAGTTGAAATTATAAAGTCAAATTCTTCAGCATTTGATATTTCTCCATAACTATCCTCAGAAATTCCAGGATAATAATATAATATAAACTTTTCTTTTAAGGCAATATTTTCAATAATTATATATTTTTTATTTAATTGTACATCTTGAAGTGTTGAAAGCACAGTATACCTATTACTTTCACCAGTTTTATTATTAGTTAAGTCTACAAAGAAAGTATCATATTTTGAAGCATTTATTCTTTTCCTATCACAATGTACAATTTTAGAACCAGATTTACATCCAAGACAACTATCAAAACTACAAGGAGCTGTACAATTTAAACATTGACAACTAGAACATTTTTCAAGTTGCAGTAAGGATTGATAATTATCATTTTTATAGTCTTTTATTAGAGATATATATTTATTTCCTTTTAATCTATTTAAAAGGCTTATATTTTTAAATTCCTTTTCTACTTCTTCAATTAAATCTATATACTTTTTTAAAATTGATATTTTAGCTACATACTTTCTTATACTTAAAGTATCCTTGTCCAAAAAAGGAGAAACAGAACTTATGGCATAATTTATATCTACAAATATTTTTCCGTATTTATCCTTTTCTGCTTTTATAAACTGATCTGTTTTTCCCATGGTATCACCTAATTTTGCTTATATTTTTTTAATTCTTCATCTATGTTGATTTCATTTAATTTTTCAAATTCTTTTTCTAACGAGTCCTCCTGTCTTAAATCACCAAGGCCTTCAGCTAAAGCTTCCTTGTTCTGAATTTTTCTTTCAATGTCATCTATATTTATTTTGTTTCCACCTGTTTCTACGTTGGCTAATATTTCATTTACTTTTTTAGAGGCCTCAGCATTATTAAATCTTGCAGCAGCTTCATCTCTATATGTTCTAGTTTTTCTAATTTCTTCTTCTAATTCTTTTAATTTAGTTTTTATTGCCTCAGCTTTTTCACAGGCATCTTTATAACTTGATTCTAAAGAAGCATAGGTTTTATCAGCCTCTAATTTTCGTTCTAAAGCTTTTTTAGCAAGATCTTCATTGTTTTTACTCAAAGCAAGTTTAACTTTTTCATCAAATTCTAAAGATATTCTCTTTGAGTCTTCCATTTTCTTCTTAATTTCATGTACATTACCTAGTATTTGTGCAGAAGATAATTTAGCTTTATTTAAACTATCCTCCATATCTTTAAGTTTTTGATCCAGCAATTCAATAGGGTTTTCCATCCCATCTAAAGTGTTATTTACTTTTGCTCTGAAAATATTAGATATTCTTTTTAATACTCCCATAAAAATCCTCCTCAAATTATTTTTTATTTCTCTTATATTTTTTTATCATATTAATAATAAATATCAATACAATAATAAATATTATAAATTTAACAAAACCCCAGAAGAAACTTGCTAAAAGACTACTGCTGTTACCTGTATAGTGGTTATTTCCCCAAAATATAGGGATGGGTATCGGTAAAATAGAACGTTTTTTTTCATTGGTATAGCCTTTACTAGATTGTGAATTAGTATTAGTAGATGTATTAGAACTATCGGGAGTTTTAGAAAAACTACCAGATTTAAAATCTCCACTAGAACTATTGCTGGAATTAGAGCTATTATTAGTATTAGAAGCATTACTGGAGTTAGGCGAAGAAAAACTACCGGATTTAAAATCTCCACTAGAACTACTTTTGGAACTAGAATTAGTATTATTTTTAGAACTACTATTATTACTAGATTTAGGTGAAGAAAAGCTGCCAGATTTAAAACTATTTCCAGAAGATTTTGAAGTACTTCCAGTTGAAGAAGAACTTCTGGATTTTGAGCTTTTAGCATGTACAGTAATGGAATCTGTAGTTGTTTTTAAAGTAATTAATTGTGGAGTGACAGCATGTACCCATAAAAATAAAAAAGTAAGTAACAGGGATATGATAAAATATTTTTTATTTAATTTGATTTTACACACCTCCCCTTAGGCACCTTTTGATTGATATTTAGATACCTAAAATAATATATGTTTTCCACTATAATAGTAACATAATATGTTTATCAATGTATACAACTTATTATACGGTATATAATAACATATAACAAGTATAATATTAACTCATTTAAAGTATAT
This window encodes:
- a CDS encoding DUF1292 domain-containing protein yields the protein MGKTDQFIKAEKDKYGKIFVDINYAISSVSPFLDKDTLSIRKYVAKISILKKYIDLIEEVEKEFKNISLLNRLKGNKYISLIKDYKNDNYQSLLQLEKCSSCQCLNCTAPCSFDSCLGCKSGSKIVHCDRKRINASKYDTFFVDLTNNKTGESNRYTVLSTLQDVQLNKKYIIIENIALKEKFILYYYPGISEDSYGEISNAEEFDFIISTFQSIEE
- a CDS encoding PspA/IM30 family protein — translated: MGVLKRISNIFRAKVNNTLDGMENPIELLDQKLKDMEDSLNKAKLSSAQILGNVHEIKKKMEDSKRISLEFDEKVKLALSKNNEDLAKKALERKLEADKTYASLESSYKDACEKAEAIKTKLKELEEEIRKTRTYRDEAAARFNNAEASKKVNEILANVETGGNKINIDDIERKIQNKEALAEGLGDLRQEDSLEKEFEKLNEINIDEELKKYKQN